The Actinopolyspora erythraea genome has a segment encoding these proteins:
- a CDS encoding non-ribosomal peptide synthetase, with the protein MVQAVLFEGCGHDGNGKQLLLVAHHLVVDGVSWRILFDDLEEGWSALADGRRPRYEHGGMSYRHWALRLPELARQPEVVAELDHWREVLSAPVAEPPAPARQGSGEVHARMVSLPDVLSEALLNEMPAETHAGVDELLLTGLARAMRDAGIDTAGRPLLVDVERHGREEVAPGEAPYRTLGWFTSIHPIRLDLTGSEGDGVLGALRCVKERVRSVPGNGIGFGLLRYINTDTAPELAEAKHPWLGFNYLGRLVHSGAGWTLRRAGATVSSDDELPPAHALEIDVLAEGGTDEPRLTARLTYLDTVLDETGIDGIVTAWLRELEELRRWCGTRSGRTGGALTPSDFDLVDLDRDEVAAIETGVGDVRDLLRPAPLAEGLLFHALYDDGDVDVYTVQVCFDLSGPVESELLQRCARQLLRRHPALRGAFRHEDLRRPLQYVLAEVDVPWEEHDFADLPDAAAELRSLRQEHRVRRFDLSTPPLLRFALVRTARQRHTLVLTCHHILLDGWSLPVLASELFRLYAADGDESVLPTAPDHRSYQRWLAARDRESAELAWANYLAGATPTLVSEGSPHDRLPEANTLELPEAVTIQLTTTARRNGLTLNTVLRGVWAVLLAFVTGRDDVVFGATVAGRPAELPDVEWMVGLFINTVPVRARMDPERRLHEVLYELQRDHSELMEHQHLGPADVQRAAGFDELFDTLVVFENYPLSDGTFTPEHTSIEVTDVHGTDSTHYPLTLNITPGERLRLRLDHRPGAVGATTARRMLDGLRRVLNVFTQAPDTPIGRIDPLEPEERHRLQTELNRTERDVPAATLPELFERRVRLDPAARAVTFGGQSRTYERFNADVNRLARLLLARGVGRGTRVAVALPRSFELITALYAVHKTGAAYVPVDPDHPAERIEYVLSDCAPTLLLGTTDTVGGIEVEVPRLWVDTEWFRAAVSRQSADDVSDDERGTALSGLDPAYLIYTSGSTGRPKGVVVPHRGIVNRLLWMRDHYGIDATDRVLQKTPSGFDVSVWEFFLPLISGASVVLAEPEGHRDAEYLSELIAAAGITTLHFVPSMLWAFLSEADPAACSSLRRVICSGEALPESARQRFRATFDSELHNLYGPTEASVDVTAWDCVERAGTTVPIGYPVWNTRVHVLDAALRPVPPGTPGELYLAGEQLAHGYLNRPGLTAERFVANPFDTSGGRLYRTGDLVTRREDGALEFLGRVDEQVKIRGFRVELGEIESVLTGHPSVSAAVVLDREDTNGNRRLVGYVVGERLDPSELRTYLAGTLPEYMVPRFLVPIGTLPVTANGKLDRAALPSPEVGTRESSPTRPRTAVEARLCELFANVLGLDEVGVDEGFFALGGDSIMSLQLVSRARGHELHFKPKDVFERGTPSLLAGVCTSTARVRPESDDAGVGDVALPPIARRLTALPGPISGYHQSMLVRTPSGTDRQTLVRSLRALLDHHDMLRAALVDDGPRPVLRVPPPGEIDVEAVVRRVDVSDVADATERIRAEHLVARRELDPRRAAMVRAVWFDFGTDEPGRLLLLIHHLVVDGVSWRVLLPDLELAHRALAEGTEPELEPVPTSFRSWSTRLAELARSPSVREQEPFWQRVLRGGDEARVAERKPDSSDTVGTLRRHDSGLSVEATRELLTIVAPAFHAGMDEVLLTGFVVAVEVWRERHGRSRGPVLVDLEGHGREELVSGLDVSRTVGWFTNIHPVRLEVSEPHVEEVLSAGSATGRVLKRIKEQLRSVPGTGVGFGLLGSSETEPADLPSESPDVCFNYLGRLPANESGDFGPVPESPGPDGGADADMPVTHALDITAAVTEGPAGPELTLTALRPKELLSDSAGAELFALWERTLHALIEHASRTNAGGHTPSDLTLVGLDQDEIDLFEDELEAEGELW; encoded by the coding sequence ATGGTGCAAGCGGTCCTGTTCGAGGGGTGCGGTCACGACGGGAACGGCAAACAGCTGCTGCTCGTGGCACATCATCTCGTGGTCGACGGTGTGTCCTGGCGCATCCTGTTCGACGACCTGGAGGAAGGCTGGTCGGCCCTGGCCGACGGCAGGCGACCGCGTTACGAGCACGGCGGGATGTCGTACCGACACTGGGCACTCCGCCTGCCCGAACTGGCACGACAGCCCGAAGTGGTCGCCGAGCTCGATCACTGGAGGGAAGTGTTGTCCGCGCCGGTGGCGGAACCTCCCGCGCCGGCACGGCAGGGTTCCGGTGAGGTACACGCTCGCATGGTGTCGTTACCGGACGTCCTGTCCGAGGCACTGCTCAACGAGATGCCCGCTGAGACGCACGCGGGTGTGGACGAACTGCTGCTGACGGGGCTGGCACGCGCGATGCGGGATGCCGGGATCGACACCGCCGGGCGGCCGCTGTTGGTCGACGTGGAACGCCACGGTCGCGAGGAGGTCGCTCCGGGAGAGGCTCCTTACCGCACGCTCGGTTGGTTCACCAGTATCCACCCGATTCGACTGGACCTGACCGGATCCGAGGGCGACGGGGTGCTCGGTGCACTACGTTGTGTCAAGGAACGTGTTCGCTCCGTCCCCGGTAACGGCATCGGTTTCGGTCTGCTGCGTTACATCAACACCGACACGGCCCCGGAGCTGGCCGAGGCGAAACACCCCTGGCTCGGCTTCAACTACCTCGGAAGGCTCGTCCACTCCGGGGCGGGGTGGACGCTACGACGCGCGGGAGCGACGGTCTCCTCCGACGACGAGCTCCCTCCCGCGCACGCCCTGGAAATCGACGTGTTGGCAGAGGGCGGTACGGACGAGCCGCGTCTTACCGCTCGGCTCACCTATCTCGACACCGTCCTCGACGAAACCGGAATCGACGGGATAGTGACCGCTTGGCTGCGCGAACTCGAGGAGCTGCGTCGATGGTGCGGGACACGTTCCGGGCGTACCGGCGGGGCGCTCACGCCCAGTGATTTCGACCTGGTCGATCTCGACCGCGACGAGGTCGCCGCGATCGAGACGGGTGTCGGTGACGTCCGGGATCTGCTCCGCCCCGCACCGCTCGCGGAGGGACTGCTGTTCCACGCGCTCTACGATGACGGCGACGTGGATGTCTACACCGTGCAGGTGTGCTTCGATTTGAGCGGTCCGGTCGAATCCGAGCTGCTGCAGCGCTGTGCACGACAGCTGTTGCGTCGTCACCCCGCCCTGCGTGGTGCGTTCCGACACGAGGACCTTCGCCGGCCACTGCAATACGTGCTCGCCGAGGTCGATGTTCCGTGGGAGGAGCACGACTTCGCGGATCTCCCCGACGCGGCCGCGGAGCTGCGCTCGCTGCGTCAGGAACACCGAGTGCGCCGCTTCGACCTGTCCACCCCACCGCTGTTGCGGTTCGCCCTGGTACGTACCGCACGGCAGCGCCACACGCTCGTGCTCACCTGCCACCACATCCTGTTGGACGGGTGGTCGCTGCCCGTGCTCGCCTCGGAGCTGTTTCGGCTCTACGCCGCCGACGGCGACGAGTCGGTGCTGCCCACGGCCCCGGACCACCGCAGTTACCAGCGCTGGTTGGCCGCCAGAGATCGGGAATCCGCGGAACTGGCCTGGGCGAACTATCTGGCCGGGGCGACTCCGACCCTGGTCAGCGAGGGAAGCCCGCACGACCGGCTGCCGGAGGCCAACACGCTCGAGCTCCCTGAAGCGGTGACCATCCAGCTCACCACCACCGCACGCAGGAACGGACTGACACTGAACACGGTGCTGCGCGGTGTCTGGGCGGTGTTGTTGGCGTTCGTGACCGGTAGGGACGACGTCGTCTTCGGCGCCACGGTCGCCGGACGTCCCGCGGAACTGCCGGACGTCGAGTGGATGGTCGGGTTGTTCATCAACACCGTGCCGGTGCGGGCACGGATGGATCCGGAACGCCGGCTACACGAAGTGCTGTACGAACTGCAGCGCGATCACAGCGAGCTGATGGAACACCAGCACCTCGGACCCGCCGACGTTCAGCGTGCCGCCGGATTCGACGAGCTGTTCGACACCCTCGTTGTCTTCGAGAACTATCCGCTGAGTGACGGCACTTTCACCCCGGAGCACACGTCCATCGAAGTGACCGACGTGCACGGCACCGACTCCACCCACTACCCGTTGACGTTGAACATCACGCCGGGGGAACGGCTGAGGCTGCGGTTGGACCACCGGCCGGGCGCGGTGGGAGCCACGACCGCACGACGGATGCTGGACGGTCTTCGGCGTGTCCTCAACGTGTTCACGCAGGCTCCGGACACTCCGATCGGACGGATCGATCCGCTCGAACCGGAGGAGAGACACCGGCTGCAGACCGAGCTCAACCGAACCGAGCGGGACGTGCCCGCGGCCACCCTTCCCGAATTGTTCGAACGGCGGGTGCGTCTCGATCCGGCGGCGCGGGCCGTGACCTTCGGTGGTCAAAGCCGCACCTACGAGAGGTTCAACGCCGATGTGAACCGGCTGGCCCGGCTGCTGCTCGCTCGCGGGGTGGGCCGCGGTACGAGAGTGGCGGTCGCCTTACCACGCTCCTTCGAACTGATAACGGCGCTGTACGCGGTGCACAAGACCGGTGCGGCCTATGTGCCTGTGGACCCGGACCATCCTGCCGAGCGGATCGAGTACGTGCTCTCGGACTGCGCTCCCACCCTGTTGCTCGGCACCACCGACACCGTCGGCGGGATCGAAGTCGAGGTCCCCCGGCTGTGGGTGGACACCGAGTGGTTCCGTGCCGCCGTTTCACGGCAGTCCGCCGACGACGTCTCGGACGATGAGCGCGGCACGGCGCTCTCCGGACTCGACCCGGCTTACCTGATCTACACCTCCGGTTCCACCGGACGGCCCAAAGGCGTCGTCGTGCCGCACCGCGGCATCGTCAACCGGTTGCTGTGGATGCGTGACCACTACGGGATCGACGCCACCGATCGCGTGTTGCAGAAGACCCCGTCCGGTTTCGACGTCTCGGTCTGGGAGTTCTTCCTACCACTGATCTCGGGCGCCTCGGTGGTGCTGGCCGAGCCGGAGGGGCACAGGGACGCCGAGTACCTTTCCGAACTCATCGCCGCCGCGGGGATCACCACCCTGCACTTCGTCCCGTCCATGCTGTGGGCGTTCCTGTCGGAGGCCGATCCGGCTGCCTGCTCGAGTCTGCGGCGGGTGATCTGCAGCGGTGAAGCACTTCCGGAATCGGCGCGCCAACGGTTCCGCGCGACGTTCGACTCGGAGCTGCACAACCTCTACGGACCGACCGAGGCCTCGGTGGACGTGACCGCCTGGGACTGTGTCGAGCGGGCGGGGACGACAGTCCCGATCGGGTATCCGGTGTGGAACACCCGGGTCCACGTGCTCGACGCCGCATTGCGCCCGGTTCCACCGGGAACCCCCGGTGAGCTGTACTTGGCGGGCGAACAGCTGGCGCACGGATACCTGAATCGTCCCGGGCTCACCGCCGAACGGTTCGTCGCGAACCCGTTCGACACCTCCGGCGGCCGGCTCTACCGGACAGGGGATCTGGTCACGCGGCGTGAGGACGGTGCGCTGGAGTTTCTCGGCAGGGTCGACGAGCAGGTCAAGATCCGCGGGTTCCGCGTCGAGCTCGGCGAGATCGAGTCGGTGCTCACCGGGCATCCGAGCGTGTCGGCGGCGGTGGTGCTGGATCGAGAGGACACCAACGGCAATCGGCGACTCGTCGGATACGTGGTCGGTGAGCGGTTGGACCCCTCCGAACTGCGGACGTATCTCGCGGGCACGCTCCCCGAGTACATGGTGCCGCGGTTCCTCGTGCCGATCGGGACGCTTCCCGTCACCGCGAACGGCAAACTCGACCGTGCCGCGCTTCCCTCTCCCGAGGTCGGTACCCGGGAGAGTTCGCCCACCCGCCCACGGACGGCCGTGGAGGCGCGGCTGTGCGAACTGTTCGCGAACGTGCTCGGCCTCGACGAGGTCGGCGTCGACGAGGGGTTCTTCGCGCTCGGAGGCGACAGCATAATGTCGCTCCAACTCGTTTCCCGAGCACGTGGACACGAGCTGCACTTCAAACCGAAGGACGTCTTCGAGCGCGGCACACCGTCCCTGCTGGCGGGGGTGTGCACGAGCACCGCACGAGTTCGCCCCGAATCCGATGACGCGGGTGTCGGCGACGTAGCGCTCCCGCCGATCGCGCGGCGACTTACCGCACTACCCGGTCCGATCTCCGGTTACCACCAGTCGATGCTCGTCCGAACTCCGTCCGGGACGGACAGGCAGACACTGGTGCGCTCGCTGCGAGCGCTACTGGATCACCACGACATGCTTCGCGCCGCGCTCGTCGACGACGGTCCGCGACCCGTGCTGCGAGTACCACCGCCCGGTGAGATCGACGTCGAAGCCGTGGTCCGGCGGGTGGACGTCTCCGACGTGGCCGATGCCACCGAACGGATCCGCGCCGAGCACCTGGTCGCGCGGCGGGAACTCGATCCACGTCGAGCGGCGATGGTTCGCGCGGTCTGGTTCGACTTCGGAACCGACGAACCGGGACGACTGCTCCTGTTGATTCATCACCTCGTCGTCGACGGGGTTTCCTGGCGTGTCCTGCTCCCTGATCTGGAGCTCGCCCACCGAGCGCTCGCGGAGGGTACGGAGCCCGAGCTGGAGCCGGTGCCGACGTCCTTCCGGAGCTGGTCCACCCGGCTTGCCGAACTGGCGCGGTCACCGTCGGTGCGGGAGCAGGAACCGTTCTGGCAACGGGTGCTGCGCGGAGGCGACGAGGCACGTGTGGCGGAGCGGAAACCGGATTCGTCCGACACGGTGGGCACGTTGCGGCGGCACGATTCGGGGCTCTCCGTCGAAGCCACCCGTGAGCTGCTGACCATCGTGGCCCCCGCGTTCCACGCGGGAATGGACGAGGTGCTGCTCACCGGGTTCGTCGTCGCGGTCGAGGTCTGGCGCGAGCGCCACGGGCGATCGCGCGGGCCTGTCCTCGTCGATCTGGAGGGGCACGGGCGTGAGGAGCTCGTGAGCGGTCTGGACGTTTCACGCACCGTGGGGTGGTTCACCAACATCCATCCCGTCCGGCTCGAAGTGTCCGAGCCGCACGTCGAGGAAGTACTTTCCGCGGGTTCCGCGACCGGCAGGGTTCTGAAGCGGATAAAGGAACAACTGCGTTCGGTCCCGGGAACGGGGGTCGGCTTCGGTCTGCTCGGTTCTTCGGAGACCGAGCCCGCCGACCTGCCGTCCGAGTCACCGGACGTCTGCTTCAACTATCTCGGCAGGCTCCCCGCGAACGAGTCCGGTGACTTCGGCCCCGTGCCGGAGTCACCGGGGCCGGACGGCGGAGCCGATGCCGACATGCCGGTCACCCACGCGCTGGACATCACGGCGGCCGTGACGGAGGGACCCGCCGGACCCGAGCTGACGCTCACCGCGCTCCGACCGAAGGAGTTGCTGAGCGACTCGGCCGGGGCCGAACTGTTCGCACTGTGGGAGCGGACGTTGCACGCGTTGATCGAGCACGCGAGCCGGACGAACGCGGGCGGACACACACCGTCGGACCTGACTCTCGTCGGGCTCGACCAGGACGAGATCGACTTGTTCGAGGACGAACTGGAAGCGGAGGGCGAACTGTGGTGA
- a CDS encoding daunorubicin resistance protein DrrA family ABC transporter ATP-binding protein, whose translation MDNVIQAEGLRKNYGDRLAVRSVDLSVPGGSVLGVLGPNGAGKTTLVRMLATLLDIGGGHAEVAGYDVARHPRKVRERIGLTGQYAAVDARLTARENLRLIGRLHHLDRFAAERRGDELLRRFDLLEAADRYVGTYSGGMRRRVDLAASLIGEPMVLFLDEPTTGLDPASRQVLWDSITEQVEAGTSVLLTTQYLEEADRLAERVVVIDEGSVIAEGRPNELKSRVGGERLRVVVRERSELPGAVSALAPIALEEPGVDTATGEVSIELRNGVESLAQAAEALRRADVEPGEFGLYRPSLDDVFLSLIGDNTVTDQSARGGART comes from the coding sequence TTGGACAACGTCATCCAGGCGGAGGGACTCCGCAAGAACTACGGTGATCGACTCGCCGTGCGATCGGTCGATCTATCGGTGCCCGGAGGCAGCGTGCTCGGTGTGCTCGGACCCAACGGCGCGGGCAAGACGACGCTGGTGCGAATGCTGGCGACGCTGTTGGACATCGGCGGTGGACATGCCGAGGTCGCCGGGTACGACGTCGCCCGGCACCCCAGAAAGGTGCGGGAGAGGATCGGGCTGACCGGTCAGTACGCGGCTGTCGACGCCCGACTGACCGCACGCGAGAACCTCAGGCTGATCGGGCGACTGCATCACCTGGACCGGTTCGCGGCAGAGCGCCGCGGCGACGAACTGTTGCGACGGTTCGATCTGCTCGAAGCCGCCGACCGGTACGTCGGAACCTACTCCGGCGGGATGCGCAGGCGGGTGGATCTCGCGGCCAGCCTCATCGGCGAGCCGATGGTGCTGTTCCTGGACGAGCCGACAACCGGGCTGGATCCGGCGAGCCGACAGGTGCTGTGGGACAGCATCACCGAGCAGGTCGAAGCGGGTACGAGCGTGTTACTGACCACGCAGTACCTGGAGGAGGCCGACCGGCTGGCCGAGCGGGTGGTCGTGATCGACGAGGGTTCGGTGATCGCCGAGGGCAGACCGAACGAGCTCAAGTCCAGGGTCGGCGGTGAGCGACTGCGGGTCGTGGTTCGCGAGCGGAGTGAGTTGCCGGGGGCGGTGAGCGCACTGGCTCCGATCGCGCTCGAAGAACCCGGGGTGGACACCGCGACCGGCGAAGTGTCCATCGAGTTGCGCAACGGCGTCGAGTCGCTCGCCCAGGCGGCCGAGGCGCTTCGCAGGGCCGACGTCGAACCCGGCGAGTTCGGGTTGTACCGCCCTTCACTCGACGACGTGTTCCTTTCACTGATCGGCGACAACACAGTCACCGATCAGTCGGCGCGAGGAGGGGCCCGAACGTGA
- a CDS encoding ABC transporter permease: MIELMNDSWALLGRHIRHLVRMPEKLISMTVMPVAYVAVFGVLFGSAISLPGAEYHDYLMAGIFAQTMLMNVSGTGLGVADDLNNGLVDRFRSLPITSTPVMIARTTSNVLLTVLSSIAMSVVGFAIGWRTEAGALSVLGGFGLLLLLGIGMSWVGAWLGLVLRSPEVINPVTFMVIMPLTFLSNAFIPLNGLPSWLRTICQWNPLSVVVAACRKLFGNDIATSEAGALVVRNPEPRALLLTVALSAIMAPLTVRAYRKAATG; encoded by the coding sequence GTGATCGAACTGATGAACGATTCCTGGGCACTGCTGGGACGGCACATCCGGCACCTGGTTCGGATGCCGGAGAAGCTGATCAGTATGACCGTCATGCCCGTGGCCTACGTCGCGGTGTTCGGAGTGCTGTTCGGCAGCGCGATATCCCTGCCCGGTGCCGAGTACCACGACTACCTGATGGCCGGGATCTTCGCGCAGACGATGCTCATGAACGTTTCCGGAACGGGCCTGGGCGTGGCCGACGACCTGAACAACGGCTTGGTGGACCGATTCCGCTCCCTGCCGATCACCAGCACTCCGGTGATGATCGCGCGCACCACCTCCAACGTGCTGTTGACCGTGCTGTCCAGCATCGCCATGTCCGTGGTCGGATTCGCCATCGGTTGGCGCACCGAGGCGGGCGCACTGTCGGTGCTCGGCGGTTTCGGCCTCCTCCTGCTGCTAGGTATCGGCATGTCGTGGGTGGGTGCGTGGCTGGGTCTGGTGCTCCGCAGCCCGGAAGTGATCAACCCGGTCACCTTCATGGTGATCATGCCACTGACCTTCCTCTCGAACGCCTTCATACCGCTGAACGGGTTACCGAGCTGGTTGCGCACGATCTGCCAGTGGAATCCGTTGAGCGTGGTGGTCGCCGCCTGCCGGAAGCTCTTCGGCAACGACATCGCCACCTCGGAGGCCGGAGCGCTGGTGGTCCGGAACCCGGAGCCCCGCGCACTGCTGCTCACGGTAGCCCTCTCGGCGATCATGGCGCCGCTGACTGTCCGCGCCTACCGGAAAGCCGCAACCGGATGA
- the sbnA gene encoding 2,3-diaminopropionate biosynthesis protein SbnA, which yields MTPRPLLQRLAGLRSAMPRTPISHLPHGRLDLRAKLEYCNPNGSAKDRSAFWILKNAIERGEITEATTVVESSSGNFALSLASFCRVLGIGFVPVIDPNVNASTESFLRMLCDRVEKVTERDDSGGFLSTRLTRVAQLRSELAEVYWPNQYGNPDALSAHYRLTGEEICDELSHIDYLFVGTSTGGTISGLSIRAKERWPDIRVIAVDAEGSAIFGGEPGVRRLPGLGSSIRPPLCERALIDDVVLVPELAAVRGCHALLREYGLYAGGSTGSVYAAISRYFAGGVGNRPDDHPVVAFLCADRGNAYADTVYDSSWVSANFGEGVDLSAQYPQILPA from the coding sequence ATGACCCCTCGTCCCCTGCTGCAGCGTCTCGCGGGGCTCCGCAGTGCGATGCCGCGCACTCCGATCTCCCACCTACCGCACGGCCGACTGGATCTGCGGGCCAAGCTGGAGTACTGCAACCCCAACGGAAGCGCCAAGGACCGCTCCGCGTTCTGGATCCTGAAAAACGCGATCGAGCGCGGGGAGATCACCGAGGCGACCACCGTGGTCGAATCCTCCTCGGGCAATTTCGCGCTGTCGCTGGCCTCGTTCTGCCGCGTGCTGGGGATCGGTTTCGTCCCGGTGATAGACCCCAACGTGAACGCCTCCACCGAAAGCTTCCTGCGAATGCTGTGCGACCGCGTGGAAAAGGTGACCGAGCGCGACGATTCGGGCGGTTTCCTCAGTACGAGGCTGACCCGGGTCGCACAGCTGCGCTCCGAACTGGCGGAGGTCTACTGGCCCAATCAGTACGGCAACCCCGACGCGTTGTCAGCACACTACCGGCTCACCGGCGAAGAGATCTGCGACGAGCTGAGTCACATCGACTACCTGTTCGTCGGCACGAGCACGGGCGGAACCATCAGCGGTCTCTCGATACGTGCCAAGGAGCGCTGGCCCGACATACGGGTGATCGCGGTGGATGCGGAGGGATCGGCGATCTTCGGCGGTGAACCGGGAGTGCGCCGACTTCCCGGCCTGGGCTCCAGTATCCGTCCCCCGCTGTGCGAACGAGCACTGATCGACGACGTGGTGCTGGTCCCCGAGCTGGCGGCCGTCCGCGGCTGTCACGCCCTGCTCCGTGAATACGGGCTCTACGCGGGAGGCTCCACGGGAAGCGTGTACGCCGCCATCTCACGGTACTTCGCCGGAGGCGTGGGAAATCGCCCGGACGATCATCCGGTGGTGGCTTTCCTGTGCGCCGATCGTGGCAACGCCTATGCCGACACCGTCTACGACTCGTCGTGGGTCTCCGCGAACTTCGGTGAGGGCGTGGACCTTTCCGCCCAGTACCCGCAGATCTTGCCAGCCTGA
- the sbnB gene encoding 2,3-diaminopropionate biosynthesis protein SbnB yields MPELSELPFRVISAEEVLAQVAADRAACVDMVRRGYLAHDDLESVVPHSGFLRFPHRESDRIISLPSYLGGEFDVAGIKWIASFPGNTEQGIPRASAALLLNDCTNGYPFGCLEASIISATRTAASAVLAAETLSGSRETTSIGFIGTGLIADHVRRFFRDLDWEVGGYRLFDLDPTAAEKFAGLLAEDGAEEVEIVDCPEDAFGADMVVLTTVAGRPHLHDPALLEHNPVVLHVSLRDLGPELIRNSFNITDDVAHAVREQTSLHLTEQADGHREFVHGTLGELLNGKIERAEDRATIFSPFGLGALDLAVGKWVHERVTAAAGGTAIPGFFTGAAG; encoded by the coding sequence ATGCCCGAACTTTCCGAACTGCCGTTTCGCGTCATTTCCGCCGAGGAGGTACTGGCACAGGTGGCCGCTGACAGAGCGGCCTGCGTCGACATGGTGCGGCGTGGTTACCTCGCGCACGACGACCTCGAGAGCGTGGTCCCCCACAGCGGCTTCCTGCGGTTCCCGCACCGGGAATCGGACCGGATCATTTCGTTGCCCTCCTACTTGGGAGGCGAGTTCGATGTAGCGGGTATCAAGTGGATCGCGAGCTTTCCGGGAAACACGGAACAGGGTATACCGCGTGCCTCGGCGGCGTTGCTGCTCAACGACTGCACGAACGGCTACCCCTTCGGTTGTCTGGAGGCGTCCATCATCTCCGCCACCCGCACCGCGGCATCCGCCGTACTGGCCGCGGAAACGCTGTCGGGCTCGAGGGAGACCACATCGATCGGCTTCATCGGCACCGGTCTCATCGCGGATCACGTCCGGAGATTCTTCCGTGACCTCGACTGGGAAGTCGGTGGCTACCGACTCTTCGACCTCGATCCGACGGCGGCCGAGAAGTTCGCGGGACTGCTGGCCGAGGACGGCGCGGAGGAAGTAGAGATCGTCGACTGCCCCGAGGACGCCTTCGGCGCCGACATGGTGGTTCTGACCACCGTGGCGGGACGACCGCACCTGCACGATCCGGCTCTTCTGGAGCACAATCCCGTCGTCCTGCACGTCTCGTTGCGTGACCTGGGCCCGGAACTGATCCGGAACTCGTTCAACATCACCGATGACGTGGCCCACGCCGTGCGGGAGCAGACCTCGTTGCACCTGACCGAACAGGCGGACGGGCACCGCGAGTTCGTCCACGGCACGCTCGGCGAGCTGCTGAACGGCAAGATCGAGCGTGCCGAGGACCGAGCCACGATCTTCTCCCCCTTCGGACTGGGCGCACTGGACCTCGCGGTGGGCAAGTGGGTACACGAACGTGTGACAGCCGCGGCTGGTGGCACTGCCATCCCGGGTTTCTTCACGGGCGCGGCCGGATGA
- a CDS encoding helix-turn-helix transcriptional regulator: MTVFTESPLRPGRQEHVDHVPLGLSRSSETVYRAMLGSPRFRLSELAECLGYDVERLAEVVEELRLEGMVADSADESEAVRAVEPCLALRALAARRLCATRGIDPVPRPEAVERLINLREQRRSEREFETAGLDELAAVVERLVAHADREVVMLVPESERASCEFSRLIPEWASRRGLTVRSVWRADVIRSAARRAHGVWLGRQGFEVRVVRSVPLRAVLVDDAAAVLGDDEEVRVLRGTRQVTEVRRIAAELWNSASPVRSGSTSDRGAEVAGSRHATVLRLLAEGLTDDGIARRTGVSVRTVRNDVASAMSRLDSRSRFQAGVRAARLGLF; the protein is encoded by the coding sequence GTGACAGTCTTTACCGAGTCGCCGTTACGTCCGGGCCGGCAGGAGCACGTCGATCACGTGCCCCTCGGGCTCTCCCGGTCGAGTGAAACCGTTTACCGGGCCATGCTCGGCTCGCCACGCTTCCGGCTCTCGGAGTTGGCCGAGTGCCTGGGCTACGACGTGGAACGACTGGCGGAGGTCGTCGAGGAGTTGCGGCTGGAAGGAATGGTTGCCGATTCCGCTGATGAGTCGGAAGCCGTGCGGGCCGTCGAACCCTGCCTGGCCCTGCGTGCGCTGGCTGCCCGACGCCTGTGCGCTACCCGCGGGATCGATCCGGTTCCTCGTCCCGAGGCAGTCGAGAGATTGATCAACCTGCGCGAACAGCGACGTTCCGAACGTGAGTTCGAGACTGCCGGACTCGACGAGCTCGCGGCGGTGGTGGAGCGTCTCGTGGCACACGCCGACCGTGAAGTGGTCATGCTGGTGCCGGAGAGCGAGCGGGCCTCCTGCGAGTTCTCCCGGCTGATTCCGGAGTGGGCCTCGCGTCGTGGCCTGACCGTGCGGAGTGTCTGGCGGGCCGACGTGATCCGGTCGGCAGCGCGGCGAGCACACGGCGTCTGGCTGGGCCGTCAGGGCTTCGAGGTACGCGTGGTGCGGTCGGTTCCGCTTCGCGCGGTGCTGGTCGACGACGCCGCCGCCGTGTTGGGTGATGACGAGGAAGTGCGCGTGCTTCGCGGCACGCGACAGGTGACCGAGGTCCGCAGGATCGCCGCAGAGCTGTGGAACTCGGCCAGTCCTGTCCGGTCGGGAAGCACTTCCGACCGCGGTGCGGAAGTCGCGGGCTCGCGGCACGCGACGGTGCTGCGGTTGTTGGCGGAGGGGTTGACCGACGACGGCATCGCGCGCCGGACCGGCGTGAGTGTCCGCACCGTTCGCAACGACGTGGCCTCGGCCATGAGCAGACTGGATTCCCGAAGCCGATTCCAGGCGGGTGTCCGGGCGGCTCGGCTGGGACTGTTCTAG